One Melanotaenia boesemani isolate fMelBoe1 chromosome 8, fMelBoe1.pri, whole genome shotgun sequence DNA segment encodes these proteins:
- the LOC121644961 gene encoding DET1- and DDB1-associated protein 1-like gives MEKGDFLKGLPVYNKNNFSRFHADSVCKASNRRPSVYLPTREYPSEQIIVTEKANILLRYLHQQWDKKNAARKRDQAQTEGENTAPPRKLARMDSREMNEEA, from the exons ATGGAGAAG GGAGATTTCTTGAAGGGGCTGCCagtgtataataaaaacaacttcagcAGGTTCCATGCAGACTCTGTTTGTAAAGCATCA AACCGGCGACCATCTGTGTATCTTCCAACCAGAGAATATCCATCAGAGCAGA TCATCGTCACAGAGAAGGCCAACATCTTGTTGCGGTATCTACATCAGCAATGGGACAAAAAG AATGCAGCCAGAAAGCGAGACCAGGCGCAGACAGAGGGGGAAAATACGGCGCCTCCACGAAAGCTTGCTCGGATGGACAGCCGGGAGATGAATGAGGAGGCATGA